One Drosophila subpulchrella strain 33 F10 #4 breed RU33 chromosome 2R, RU_Dsub_v1.1 Primary Assembly, whole genome shotgun sequence genomic window, TGTTTTGTTTCTGTGGTGCGTCTGCCGGCAACTTTAGTGGCCCCGGCTAACTTTTAGCAAAAGTTTTAGGTTCGAATACCTGCCACTAACTAAAACCACAGGCACACAGACCTAAAGCACAAGAGCCCGGCTGCCGCAGAAGTTTTCACCACGCATCGAACTATGAAAATCAGAAAAGTTTGCAGACAGAATGCATCCGAACAATGGGGAAAAGTGGACGCAGTACGTCTCCCCCTCCCCCGGAACTTACCGCCCCGCTCGCCAGCTCCATCGTGAATAAAGTTGGAGTTTTCCCTTTAAGTTTTAACGTAAATATGCACAGAATCGTCACAATTAGAGCAAATGGAATATAAATCACATGCGGCGAGTAAAATAAACTTGGAAACTACCAAAATAACTGTAAACGAACAGCTGTCAAAGTACGCGGGCTCAAAGAGACAGGGTTGTATTCCGCAAAACAGCTGTTCGCCGACCAGGGTTGCATGTGGGGTTTCCGATTGAACTAGGAATGTACAGTTTGAATTTGAAATCGATCTAAAATTATATTGTtaagaaattattattaagGAACAATTTAAAATGCACTAGAAAATTTCTAGTAGAAATCTttccaaatttaaatttaaatttcgcTTGAAAAGGAACACTTTAATTTACAGACACGATTTAGGAACATCAAAGTTAAATTAAAACTTATAGAGATAATCTCAAATCTCTGCCTAAAGATTACTCCGATAAAATAACCTACAagctaatttaaaaaaatattccaataCCCAATTGATGCCCCCTACcaaaactttaaatttttattttaaaacacaaatctttcaaacaaattaaaaaaaaaaattgaacaaATCTCAAAATAGATAATGGAAAAAAATGGAACAATTGTTAAAAAAgctaaaacaaacaaaatttgatttattttatagtgAATATCATAAGCCTCAATTTCTATAAAAATCTCTTTCAACCAAATACCAAGAGTATTTTTGTgatataaaatattacttCTTGTTCCTTATATTTCGAGTACACACATTAGTgttattttgatatatttaaaaacctgtattttctttataaccaaatttcaataaaccatttttaagtttaattgGAACTTATGGATGTTTATTCGAAGTACCGAATCAGTTGTCCTCCTTCTCCTTCAAATTTCCCGACCTTTCATCTGCTTCCGAGTCCGATTCGGACGAGGAGGAAACATGTCGCCTTCGACTAGAGTGCTCCGATGGCTGGGCGCTGGTCAACATTTTGGCGGAAATGCGCTGGAACCACCAGAACCGACTGAGATAGGCCTCCGCCCCCCGGCTGATGAAGTACAGCTGGAGTGGTCGCTTGCTCCTCTGCGGATGCTTCCTTCTCTGATGGGAGAGCATCAAGTCCAGGGCAAAGGTGCAGTGCAGCAGGTAAATAGCCCCAGCATAGAGGGCTAAAATGGCATTATCCCGACAGCACATATAGAAATCAGGCCACTTCTCAGTGCGAAACTCCTCCAAAGTGGCCATGTACATGTGGGCGTAAACCGTAAACATGTGCAGACCTCCCAAGAGGCCCCCAAAAACAGCTTCGTGCTTCATCGTCGGCCGCTCCGCGTAAAAGACACCAATCAGGGACACAATGCAGATGATCACAGAACCACCATAGGTTCCACATAGCAGGAATATGTGCGGAACACCTTCCTCCTTGAAACAACGCCAGTGGACGAAGCAGCATCCCAGGCTCAACAGCAGCTCCATCAACTTGAACAGGAACCAAACGGGCTTCTTCGAACGCACCTGCATGTTTCCTCAAATATTTGGTTATATTACAATTGCGACACAGAACAGATAGGGATACATTTAAATTCTTGATTACAGACTTGCAACTACAGGCCACCTAAGACTAAAGCAAACTTAAAAATATGGTTAATATAAGGAAGCAGTAAAATaaggatattttaaaaattgtaggAGCCGAAAGTAATCAATACTTTTTCATAAGTTAGCACAGATCTAACATAATATATATAGTAGTAATATTAAACTATTTTACACTTTTAAGTTTTAACATTAAGGTTCTTTAACTCAGGCAAACagaaatatacaaattaatgATTACTTTTTACTCCTACAATTTCTTATCAAAGCATTTTAGACCAGCCATTTACTTCCGCCAGTACTGGGTGAATCGATGGATCTGCTCCACCAGCGCCGGCATAACGGCCGTAATGGACACATCGAGGAGACTCTGCAAATGCTGGACAGCCTCTTCGTCGGTCAGACCAAGCTGCAGGTTCTCCTCAACCTTCTTGACCGCCTTGTCGGGCTCCAGAGCGATATCCGGAACAGTGGCGTCCACCATCAGAGAAAATAAGTTGAGCATTACGTTGGCATGCCGACGCAAATGCAAATAGGCCGTGTAGCACTGCTTGCGGAACTCGTGGTGGTGCTCCGAACTAATCCCGCCCATGGCCTCCACCATTTCCTTGCTTAGCTTCATGGGCGGCGGCATGGGCTTAGGATCGCGTCCCAGAATGTAGCCGAAATCGATGTGGAAGAGCTTTCCATTAGTGGTCAGCAACAGGTTGTCCAAATGTCGGTCACCAACACCTGAAAATCGAAGAGTTGAAGTtaattacaaataaataagGTTAATTTCTCCTAGTCTTACCCAGCAAATAGGTGATCACACAGTAGCCTGCACAGCTCTTAATGTAAGTGTCCATCACCTCCGCTGAAATGCCATATGGGCCATTATCGCACGGATGGTGTTTCCGGAAGAAGTTGTGGATATTGCCCTCCCGAGCAAGGACCTCCGCCACCGTGCAGGAGTCAACATACTGCAGGAATCCATGTTTGGAGCTAGTGGCCAGCACCTTGTAGGGAGTTAGCTTCAGATCAAGGTTCTCCCGCCTCAGCAGCTTGTCCATCAAGGTGATCATCTGCAAGATGAGCTGATCCTGACGCAGATCATCGCCATGCTTGAAAATGGCCGCGTACTCGTGATGGGCAATTGAAGTGACAAAGGTGAGTCTATAAGGGTAAGGAAGAAAGTTTCACTAGAAATTCAGCAATTTTCTAAAGAATTAGCAAGCATACTTGGCCGGCATGAGAGCACTTTTAAACAGCGAAGTCCGCATGGGTACAATTTTGGTGATGTAGATTTCTGGATCCAGGGGAAACGGTATGGGCTCAAAGTTGGTAAAGTTCACCTTGAACATGTCCTGCTCAGCCAGCAGCTTCTGGAATTTCTCCGTTTTCTTATTGCGGTTTCCCGGCTCCTTGGCCACCAGTTTCACCAACTTGACCAGCTCGTCAATGAAGCGGCGCTGCTTCCGGAGATTATAAAAGATGCCTCGAAGATTGAAGTTTCCTGAAGAGAAAGTTAAATAATTAGAGCAATCATCTTCCTCTCATCAAACCCACACCTACCATTCTCTAGCACCTTCAGGAACATCTTGAGCACCATGGCGTACATGTCGTGGGCCTTCTCATCCTGCTTCCTCACGGACTCCACCTCCTCCACCTCGATGGATAAGTACCAATAGAAGTAGTTGGCCAACGTGGCGTTGGTGCAGGCGCGCTGGATAAGGAATGTGCAGAGATTGGCTGGAACGCTGCCAAAGCTGATGCCCTCGGCCAGCATGAGGGCATTGGAATTGGAGTCGCAGGGCAGGGAACTGCTGCCGGGAGTGGCGGGGGCAGAGGGATTCGGCAATGCCACCGATAACTGACCTCCACTGCCTGCAGATCCGGGACTCACGGACTTGTCGCCCTTTATGGCGGCTAAAACGCTTGCTGCTCGCTGATTAGCTGGAATTACCGAGGCGTGGAGGCCACTGCTAGTGGCACTCAAATCGGAAAGGCTGCTCTGATCCAGCAGTGAGCCATTGTCATCCAGGATAGAACGCACCACATCGCGCTCGGGAAAGATGCAGCTATGCAGGTGGACAATGTGCCGGGGATCCTCGTACTTAAGAGCTTGCACAAGCTGAAGCAGATAGAGCAGCAAATCCTCATCTGGAGCTTGTGCCAGTCGACTGACGGCATACTTTCGCACCTGCGGATGGGTGAAGGTGGGACTCAATAGCTCCAAAGCATCCTCCACGTCCATGGGTGCCCAGTTGGCCAGCATCCAAAGAGCTTGAGTAACCTCGTCCTCCAGCTTCCAATTGATGCACTTGAGGAACTTGGTCAAAGCCTTTTTGTGGGAGGATAGATAGAAGCGGAACTTCCATAGCAGATCCTGCTCCTCGCTGCTCAGGACATAGGTTGGTGGATATCTATAGACTATGGTGTGAAGCTGATCTCGAATGCTGTGGGGAAACCATTATATAGTGGGTTTAATATATCTGGGAATGGACTGCCTTACCTTGCTGTGGGTTTGGCATCTCTATCCGAGATGCCCGAACGCTCTGAACGGGCCAAACGATGGTGCTTTCTTTCTACGAGGTTTTCCTGCAATATGATATGGGATTAATGCCATCCCTTTGCTTTTTTGGGCCTACATACCATTTGAATCTCGGAATCGGGCACGGATACCAACTTGGGCTTGGCCGGCAGTTTGTATTTGACATCGCCCTCTGGCTCGAAGTAGACCACTGCATACTATAATGAAAAATATCGATCAGAGCTGGCCGGGATTAGTGCCTGGCGAACCCACATTGTACATGTCATCCACCACGATGGCGGGGAACTCGATCATGAGGAACATGTAGTCGGACATGCGCTTCTCGCGCTCGTTGATCACCTCGATTTCGCGGAACGTGAGCCTGTCCAGCCAGTCGACCTTCTGCACCTGGCCATTCCGATGCTTCTTGGCCAGCTTTCCGAGGCGCTGCATCTGCGACTTAGAGGATTCCTTGCCCTTGCCTGGCGTGCGACTGGGGAAGCTGCCATCGCCCTCGACTCCCAGCCAGACCCGCAAATCGTACATTCCCTGGCGAAACATGCCGTCCTTGCCGAACACCGAAATGGAGGTGCCTCCGATGACGGTGGTCTGGCCGGCGCCCGAGCAGTCCAGGATGGTCAGCACCAGCATGGCGCTGCGCGGCAGATCGGAGAACTGCAGGGGCAGCGAGACCCACTCGTTCCAGCTCCATCGCTTGCCGAATGCCTTGTAGGAGCTCGTCACGGGGAGGCAGTAGGGTCTGCCCTGGTTGAACACCTGCAGGCGCACCTGGAACGAGGGGTGCTCCTCGGAGTACAGGCCAGAGAACCTTAGAATGGGGTCTTCCAATAGTTTTTCATAGTCAGGCTGGCGCTTCTTCCCCTCGAGCGTCCCACTGGAAAAACAAAGGTCCTGCTTATACACCAGTTTTTCAAGGCTTTCCGGCCATTTTCCACTTACACCTTGATTTGCACACGTTCGTGCAGCGAAGAGCTGTGGATGTAGCGGAAATGGTCGTCAGGTTGGTCCATTTTCCTGCTGCCAATTCACTTTTTCATTTATGCGTAATTTTTCACCGAGATGCAACAACAACTGCCCACAACAGAAAACAGCTGATCGGATGGCGACGCGGCGAAGCACAGTGGGCACTGGCTATAAGGGTTGTTGGAAatgaaaactaaataaaaaacatgTAATTTTTAGCTATTAAAAAGGGTTTACTAATTCCAGGCCAattctaaatacaaattaatttataatctTGTAAGTGTATTCTTTAGCTTACAGAATATATCTTTTTTACCCGCTACTTgtaaaacaacaaaaattaaaatgttcaaCAATCGTATATCGATTAAAATATCGATGTTTTATCCGAACAATATTTCTATCGATATGTTCACCAAGTCATTGCGCGCCGGATgttaaagaatttaaaaagtttccccgttatttaaagaaattctTTGATCTATCAATTAGTTTATtacataaaataaagttttaggTTATATACTAAGATCTTTTAACTTATATATAGTTTTATTTCCAATTCGTATTGTTCATTAAACGATCAGAACTAGGACCTTTTTAGTTGTTTTAAGGTTGATAGCGTTATTTACTCTTGAAGTAATCTACAAACATTTCGAAAGCAGTCTTAAATCGAAATACACAGACTTAAAGTTGTTTCTTTAAATGCGATTTTTTAAAAGATGGAAAGAAAGAGATCATTTTAAGGTTGATTACTTGATTACTCCTATTAAATGTATCAATCTTTGTAGTTCTTTTATCAAATTTCAGACGTTCTGTACGTCTTCTGAATGAGATTCGTATTCGATTTCCTCTGGTTTACAGTCCTGATCTTGTGGTGAGTCTTCCTTAATAAGGTTCTTCTCCTCCGCCAACCGTTTTAGTTCATCCCTCTTGAATCGTTTAAAGAATCCAAGCTAagaagcaaataaaatatatatgaaaGGAAATTCCTTTTAAACCATCGTAATACGAACCCTTCGAAGACCATGGGTTATCAATGCAAACAGTAGCAATCCACCGATTACGGCTAAAATTATGTACCAGATGGGTAGTCCATTATCCAGATTCTTGTATATCACATTTGGTTGAATCTTTCGCTTAATCACAAACGAACTCGATTCGGGATCTCTCTGTTTGATCAACTTAAGATCGGTCAGAATGACAAAGTACTCAAATGGATCGAGGTCATAATTCAGATCCACTTTAAAGCTTATGATCACGTTAACAGGTTTTTCTGGCCTAAATCGGAAGTTCATCTCTGACCGGACGCAGATTGTCTTGTTGGTATCCCGGCAGTTGAGCTCAAGAGTGCGATTTATCGGAAGATTATCCTTGTCGTTGATCTCGATGTCTTGATCTAAGGTCAGACCTTCGAGATCCCTACGCTTTCGGGTCGTGGAAGTGGTGGTCAGCTCATTATTCTCATGGTCCTGAGAAGATTCCTCCAAAGGGTACTCATTGAGCAGGGTATTATTCACATCGTAGAGCTTAATGGGCAACAATCGGGTGTCGTATGAGGCCTGCATCTTTAAACTGGAAATGTTAAAGAGGGGTTTAACTACTCCACCCATATTAAAAGAGATGggcataaaaaatattagtgTTAGCTCTTGTATAGTACTGGGTCCATGGCTTTTGATCTCGTAGTTGTTTATGATTTCCGCGGAGTAGGGATATTTGTTAAGAACAACCTGACCGTCTGCTGGACCactgaaaatattaaagaaatttcAATCAGATTTCAGAAATCTTTAGTGACTATTCCTATAATCTTACCCACTGGCATCGATCTCGGTGAACTCCCTTAAGATGATCTCGTTGGTCTCCCCGTTGTCAGTGGAATTCTTGTCGACTCCCGTGCTAAAAACAGCAGCATCGATGGTCAGTAAATCTCCATTGAGTTGGCTAACATCAAAGGTGATGGCGAGGGAATCGCTGTCACCATTGGCCAGGGGTCGTCCGTCGTTCAGATCACACAGCATTACCTCGTTCCTGACCCTGCAGTTTCCAGGAACCTGAGCGAAGGGCAGGCGGAAGGAGCTGCTAACTTTGAATTGTGACAGGTAGGCAGTCTCTCCTTGGTTAATGACTTCGTAACTCAGACGAAGGGTGTCTGTGGTGCCCAAAGTATAGCTAGGACTAGGGAAAAACACTTGACATAAGAccattttacaaaatatacaaGCTGGTATTAGCTTACACAACATCCTTGCTTCTCAACTGAAGATCAGGGACACAGACATTAGTGGCACAACCTGTTATAAAGCTGATCATCTCCGTGTAAGATTTGGGTTCCGATGGATCGACAACAGCACAGGTTTCACAGAATTCTTTTGAAGTTAGGATtgctatatatatttctttacaCCCTGATCTTAAGACTTACCCTCCAAGTATTGCACCTTCTGCGTAAGTTCATAAAAGATTTCCAAATCGATGGGCTTAAATAGATTTTCTTCACTGTACCGCACCTTGACCTCGAAGACCCGGCACTGCTCCTGCAGACCTGCCAACACCTTGAAGCTCATCTCATTGCTCTGGTTCTCTATGAACTTAACCCTCTCCAGCATCTTGTCTATGGCTATACGGATATccagctcctgctgctgcaCCTCCTTTGGCATGGCTGTGGTTGTCAGTCGGTGGCAGGCGGAGATCTTAACCTTATCCTGATCCGGTTTTATCTCTCGCGATTCCGACTTTACTGTGGCATGTATTTTGACCACCGGATAGGTCCGGTAAAGATACAAGACCTCGGCATTGGGAGCTCCGATGGCCAGGTCGTTGAATCCATTCCCATCTATGTCCGTTCCCCGGGAGAGACCGTGCCCGAACATGTATGATCCGTACTCTGAAGGTTGCTGGGAAGGGGCATCTAGTCGCTGACTCGGCTGATCCCGCAAACCCTGTTCGCTGCCCAGATAGATGAAAACCACTCCGTTTCCTTCAAAGGGAGCTCCAACTGCCACGTCTAAAAAAGGATAATAACATTAATGTTATTCCACATTTAGTATGACTAACAGTCTTTGTGCCGTTCACTCATCCGTATGTTCAAAGGGAAAACATCTATATCtataatatatttcttagaGGGTTATATCTTATAGTCTAACCATAACATACATTACGCGAGAAAAACCCATACGATAGCCTCTAATATATTCCGCAGACTAAATATAATTACTCATCCGTATATTCATAGAGAAAACATCTAATATAACATATTTCTTAGAGGGCTATATCATATAGTATAACGCGAGAAAAACCCAACCGATAATCTCTAATATATTCCGCAAAACTATACACAATTACTCACCATTGTATCCGTCGTGATTAATGTCGCCCAGTCGCGAAAGAGTGGTACCGAAACGGCTCCTACTGCCAGTTGGTGACCAAATAATCTTCCGCTCGAAGTTGAACTGTCAATACTGGATTAAAAACTGagtaatatttataaaagcaTTTTCTCACCGATTCTTTGTTGATAAAAACATAGATTGCACCATCGTCATAGGAATCCCCCCGAGCGTGCAAAGGGGCCGATATGACGACGTCGGCCAGTCCGTCGTCATTGAGATCCTCCACCAGGACAGAGTAGCCAAAGTATTCGCCCAACTGCTTTCCCTCGAACACATGTTTCTTACGCATGTTTTTCTCTGACATATCAAAGATATAGGCCTCTCCGTAACCGTGGTTCGCTTGGGGAGCAGTGGCCACATATAGGAGGGAGGATCGGTTGCCGAAATATCCGGAGCTTACGGCATAGCCAAAGTACGAATTGTGCTGCGCTCCCCAAGAACCGGATTCAAGAATAAGTGGTTCATAGTCATCCGGATCTATATCTCGCTTTATGCGACGGATGGATTTCCTCTTTCGCTGGTGAAGGATCACCCCTCCTTTCCAATTGTCTATGCCTGGGGCACCAATCAGGAACCGGGCGTTATTATCTGTCACATGGGCACTGAGTCCCACTTCTCCCATGTAGAAATAGCTACTGTTGTCGCGGTTCAACTGCTTTTTTACCATATTGAGTGGCCAGATAGTATACACTTTTTTTGGAGCTGGCTGTTTGTCCTTGGTGTCCTCCACCCAGTAGCAAACTCCGTGCATACGGCCATTCAACTCGTGGGGGTTGTAGCATCGGGGGGCACATACGAGGAGCTTATCCGTGTCCCAACGGCCTCCGTCCATTGATGCGCCCAGCCACTGGTAGTCCTTGTGCTTCGAGTGAAGGAACCTGATGTCGTAGGTCACATCAACATTTCCTAGGGGGTCCAGGGTGTACGGAAAGCATTCTCCGTTTTCCAGGGGGCACCTGAATATCGCCCCAGTCTCGTCGATCGCACTCTGCGAATCCACGGTGGATTGGGCCCGAGGAGCGCCCACAAAGATGCTGCATTGATCAGGGATAATATGATATTGTATTATATCATAAGTTGTTCAAATCAAAGAATTAATCATAAGCAAGAATCAAAAAATGTTGGTACACTGTATTTAACTAATTAAAGATCCCGACTGAATGTTATACAACTCACCTGGTGGGACGAATGACAAGCGAGAATCCAAAATAGGAGCTTCGCGTTTGGTTTAAATGGGTTTTTAGATGCTTTGGAAAGTTTATCACCCGATTTGCATGAGGTGAAATATTAAAGGCTTCGGTCTGGTACTTTAAAGCGAGAAAGACGAGCCATATTAGATAAGgcatattatatttaataaattatataatacaaagtttttctttgcgtagcaattattttttggatttatttttattaaattgtttagGTTTAAGAACCACAACCCACAAGAACTCAATGTGCAATGAACTGAAGtcaattgaaataaaataatttaaagagAAATTATACATCCGCTGCGGCCAATCATCACGAAAAAAAGTTTATAAGGTTCCGGAACAACAAGTTTTAAAATTCAGATTGTAAAAATCACTCCCATTTATCATTTTATTGCATAAGCAATAAATAAAGTTCATGCCATAAGAactctttttatatttatttaagattttttttttacttggTATATCTGTTGAATTATTAATAATGTAATTGTAGTTTTGtatctttttatacccgttactcgtagagtaaaagggtatactagattcgtcggaaagtatgtaacaggcagaaggaagcgtttccgaccccataaagtatatatattcttgatcaggatcactagccgagtcgatctagccatgtccgtctgtccgtctgtccgtctgtccgtctgtccgtctgtccgtctgtctgtccggatgaacgctgagatcttggaaactatgagagctaggctattgagatttggcgagcagattcctgagcttcttacgcagcgcaagtttgtttcagtagagtgccacgcccactctaacgcccacaaaccgcccaaaactgtggcttctacagttttgatgctagagtaaaaatttaaactgaaatgaattgttctcatcaatacctatcgattgacccaaaaaaaagtttgccacgcccactttaacgcccacaaaccgcccacaaacttcaaaaaaccgtaaatatgaacgcggatatctcggaaactatcaaagatagagtattgggatttcagatttagattccgtagccttgtacgcagcgcaggtttgttatgcgaatatgccacgcccactctaacgcccacaaaccgcccaagcctgtggcgcccacaatttttatgctagataacaagttttaactgaaatgtattggtctcgtcaatacctatcgattgatccaaaaaaaaaattgccacgcctaccctaacgcccacaatgcttaaatctgtcttccgccggtaggtggcgcacttaaatctcgctttgctgcttgcatatctccatttccctttggtccctttagctgagttacgggtatctgatagtcgaggtactcgactatagcgttcttccttgttttcatttCAGTTGTTCTATTTTTGGAAAATTATCTTGGAGTATTATTTTGGAAAAGGAAGTCAAAAAAGACGCTTTTTTAAGAACTGTAATcagtataaaaataatatgaagcaTAAGAACTCAGAATACTACTAAGCAAGGAAtggatatatgtataaatatcTTATCCATTCATAATAATTTTTGGATAAATTCAATTCAAGTGCAAAAATAAACGTAGTCCTCTGGAGTTTTTCATGTAATGGGTAGCTGAATATCGAGGCTAAGCACTTCtcgttatacccgttacttaccTTTCCAAACCAATAAACTCCACAATATTTACATGCATAATATTTACATGAATTTATTGGAACATAATTCTGGCAGTAATtatgtcttggaaacaaacaGATAAGTCTGGGATATTTTTGGAACCTCTTACCGACCACGACTATTagatactcgttactcagctatATAGAGTGCGAGATGGATGGAAATATGCTTTAAACGAATCTGTTTTTTTCCAGTAGCGCCACCTAGCCTATAGCACcacctagcctatagcgccacctagcctatagcgccacctagccCATAATGGCAACTAACCCATAGCGCCCCTAGCGGCTTGCTGGTGtattagtaaaaaaaaaaagctgatttgctgcatgtggtgtgcaatctcgaTTGAATCCGCAAAATATAGACtattatttggttataacttATCGACATTAAAAATTCTTGGCATAGAATCCTAAAAAGGTAGAAGCAAAACgattgaaaaaaaattctttttgcagttactattagtTTGGTTTAGAGAAACttgcatttaaaaatgtaccTTTTCAAGTCTAggaaaaagttaaaaaagtagattttcataAAAATTCGGCATTTTCCATAAGTACTGAATAGGTTAAGAAAAGtcttgtatcattcaaacgaaATTTAAATAACCTATAGGAAATGGCTtagcttttgttttgtgtaaaTACTTCTGACCACCCCCGTATACTTTATAAGGTCAGAAACGCTTctttctacctgttacatattttccgacgaatctagttaCCCttatactctacgagtaagggGTGTACAAATGTACGATTAGGTGGCTTAAATCAATTACTGTTTAATGTTAGTTCCAGTCATGATCACTGGTGCAGGCGATAGCACCTAAATTAGAACTTACAAGTTTTAAAGAACTTGATCATCACCGAACTCATGACAGGAACTAACCTTGAAAAGTTATTGATTTATTGCTTGCAAGCCTAAGAAAATGaacttgttaaaaaacaacacGAATTACTTGTCACGACACTAAAAGTTAACCACCTATTTGCATTTTCATCTTGGTTAATTTAATTATAGGTTAATTGTGTTATGTTATGTTATTAACAGCCTAATCAAATTGAAGATTATTTTTAAGTAACGTTTTTAGCTTTGGAATCATTAAACCCTGAAAAACCCAACTGTTACAACCGCCACTTGATCTTATAAACGCTTTGGAAAACAAACAGACAAGATAAATCGAAAACAAACACGATTGTAAAGAATTAAATGGTAAACACG contains:
- the LOC119551173 gene encoding uncharacterized protein LOC119551173 produces the protein MQVRSKKPVWFLFKLMELLLSLGCCFVHWRCFKEEGVPHIFLLCGTYGGSVIICIVSLIGVFYAERPTMKHEAVFGGLLGGLHMFTVYAHMYMATLEEFRTEKWPDFYMCCRDNAILALYAGAIYLLHCTFALDLMLSHQRRKHPQRSKRPLQLYFISRGAEAYLSRFWWFQRISAKMLTSAQPSEHSSRRRHVSSSSESDSEADERSGNLKEKEDN
- the LOC119551172 gene encoding phosphatidylinositol 3-kinase catalytic subunit type 3, with amino-acid sequence MDQPDDHFRYIHSSSLHERVQIKVGTLEGKKRQPDYEKLLEDPILRFSGLYSEEHPSFQVRLQVFNQGRPYCLPVTSSYKAFGKRWSWNEWVSLPLQFSDLPRSAMLVLTILDCSGAGQTTVIGGTSISVFGKDGMFRQGMYDLRVWLGVEGDGSFPSRTPGKGKESSKSQMQRLGKLAKKHRNGQVQKVDWLDRLTFREIEVINEREKRMSDYMFLMIEFPAIVVDDMYNYAVVYFEPEGDVKYKLPAKPKLVSVPDSEIQMENLVERKHHRLARSERSGISDRDAKPTASIRDQLHTIVYRYPPTYVLSSEEQDLLWKFRFYLSSHKKALTKFLKCINWKLEDEVTQALWMLANWAPMDVEDALELLSPTFTHPQVRKYAVSRLAQAPDEDLLLYLLQLVQALKYEDPRHIVHLHSCIFPERDVVRSILDDNGSLLDQSSLSDLSATSSGLHASVIPANQRAASVLAAIKGDKSVSPGSAGSGGQLSVALPNPSAPATPGSSSLPCDSNSNALMLAEGISFGSVPANLCTFLIQRACTNATLANYFYWYLSIEVEEVESVRKQDEKAHDMYAMVLKMFLKVLENGNFNLRGIFYNLRKQRRFIDELVKLVKLVAKEPGNRNKKTEKFQKLLAEQDMFKVNFTNFEPIPFPLDPEIYITKIVPMRTSLFKSALMPAKLTFVTSIAHHEYAAIFKHGDDLRQDQLILQMITLMDKLLRRENLDLKLTPYKVLATSSKHGFLQYVDSCTVAEVLAREGNIHNFFRKHHPCDNGPYGISAEVMDTYIKSCAGYCVITYLLGVGDRHLDNLLLTTNGKLFHIDFGYILGRDPKPMPPPMKLSKEMVEAMGGISSEHHHEFRKQCYTAYLHLRRHANVMLNLFSLMVDATVPDIALEPDKAVKKVEENLQLGLTDEEAVQHLQSLLDVSITAVMPALVEQIHRFTQYWRK
- the LOC119550259 gene encoding integrin alpha-PS3, encoding MPYLIWLVFLALKYQTEAFNISPHANRVINFPKHLKTHLNQTRSSYFGFSLVIRPTSIFVGAPRAQSTVDSQSAIDETGAIFRCPLENGECFPYTLDPLGNVDVTYDIRFLHSKHKDYQWLGASMDGGRWDTDKLLVCAPRCYNPHELNGRMHGVCYWVEDTKDKQPAPKKVYTIWPLNMVKKQLNRDNSSYFYMGEVGLSAHVTDNNARFLIGAPGIDNWKGGVILHQRKRKSIRRIKRDIDPDDYEPLILESGSWGAQHNSYFGYAVSSGYFGNRSSLLYVATAPQANHGYGEAYIFDMSEKNMRKKHVFEGKQLGEYFGYSVLVEDLNDDGLADVVISAPLHARGDSYDDGAIYVFINKESFNFERKIIWSPTGSRSRFGTTLSRLGDINHDGYNDVAVGAPFEGNGVVFIYLGSEQGLRDQPSQRLDAPSQQPSEYGSYMFGHGLSRGTDIDGNGFNDLAIGAPNAEVLYLYRTYPVVKIHATVKSESREIKPDQDKVKISACHRLTTTAMPKEVQQQELDIRIAIDKMLERVKFIENQSNEMSFKVLAGLQEQCRVFEVKVRYSEENLFKPIDLEIFYELTQKVQYLEEFCETCAVVDPSEPKSYTEMISFITGCATNVCVPDLQLRSKDVVPSYTLGTTDTLRLSYEVINQGETAYLSQFKVSSSFRLPFAQVPGNCRVRNEVMLCDLNDGRPLANGDSDSLAITFDVSQLNGDLLTIDAAVFSTGVDKNSTDNGETNEIILREFTEIDASGGPADGQVVLNKYPYSAEIINNYEIKSHGPSTIQELTLIFFMPISFNMGGVVKPLFNISSLKMQASYDTRLLPIKLYDVNNTLLNEYPLEESSQDHENNELTTTSTTRKRRDLEGLTLDQDIEINDKDNLPINRTLELNCRDTNKTICVRSEMNFRFRPEKPVNVIISFKVDLNYDLDPFEYFVILTDLKLIKQRDPESSSFVIKRKIQPNVIYKNLDNGLPIWYIILAVIGGLLLFALITHGLRRLGFFKRFKRDELKRLAEEKNLIKEDSPQDQDCKPEEIEYESHSEDVQNV